The Ignavibacteria bacterium genome has a segment encoding these proteins:
- a CDS encoding transcriptional coactivator p15, producing the protein MAEFKWDTEKLVGTVGKNQKGDEIQIRLTSLKGKSYVDVRTYYKDKNDELKPGKGISIPDDLADEVATIIMDSGSNMKEDDE; encoded by the coding sequence ATGGCTGAATTCAAATGGGATACGGAAAAACTTGTTGGCACAGTGGGCAAGAACCAAAAGGGAGACGAGATTCAAATTCGTCTCACCTCTCTTAAAGGTAAGAGTTACGTTGATGTCCGTACTTATTACAAAGACAAGAATGATGAGTTAAAGCCAGGTAAAGGTATCAGCATACCCGATGACTTAGCAGACGAAGTGGCTACAATTATAATGGATTCAGGTTCAAACATGAAGGAGGATGATGAATAA
- a CDS encoding DUF3846 domain-containing protein, with amino-acid sequence MARKLKGMVVKVDLTTEIKMYDEPFYKTIGEDVDGWIEIVRPRDLPEGLVMVVDEEGLIKNKPVNLLGSLFYGHYAPIVGDIVLIREGMTNEGMDFMSLTDAQINFIENILKSLKEDR; translated from the coding sequence ATGGCACGAAAACTTAAGGGTATGGTAGTAAAGGTAGATTTGACTACGGAGATAAAGATGTACGATGAGCCATTCTACAAAACGATTGGTGAAGACGTTGACGGTTGGATTGAAATCGTCAGACCCAGAGATTTGCCAGAGGGACTCGTCATGGTGGTTGATGAAGAGGGACTCATTAAGAATAAGCCAGTTAACTTGCTCGGCTCACTATTCTATGGGCATTATGCTCCCATCGTGGGAGATATCGTACTTATACGTGAAGGCATGACAAACGAAGGTATGGACTTCATGTCTCTCACAGATGCTCAGATTAACTTCATTGAGAATATACTCAAAAGCCTGAAGGAGGATAGATAA